From the genome of Aspergillus chevalieri M1 DNA, chromosome 8, nearly complete sequence, one region includes:
- the SCC2 gene encoding putative sister chromatid cohesion protein Mis4 (BUSCO:EOG092604A0;~COG:D;~EggNog:ENOG410PHGB;~InterPro:IPR016024,IPR011989,IPR024986,IPR033031, IPR026003;~PFAM:PF12830,PF12765;~go_function: GO:0003682 - chromatin binding [Evidence IEA];~go_process: GO:0010468 - regulation of gene expression [Evidence IEA]) — translation MDPNWRPAVQVVINTANGYGQSYGPNAQTQQRQTRPLAVDEALQYSPMSSAPVFGLDCVLRPDIGRPSNTTSINHILQAGRSALSDLDSDVKSGTDESSRLDTSREYLQQLLDGDQLTEFKFKLPPGAGVTQNPPSTSDGIASRRDNLGPFAKMLLDSTDIAFRYPESTAPTLKVTPKAESIGPPQKLASWNERARNLNKSMTPSIPSHAQLSVVIPTKTIPPDTPHKPGAKSGGDKLTSIRLKDQKEEADAALMKLQDLLHEIFEAEDQLEPGSDGPNAIFSVAQSLEVSGFILSSDVHGHIQKAIRKVVGFNRLQDIPSDYINRIQKLCEKPIVAAQSPDLKLDHPSNESGAQHWLKKPGDMQNALLAIATLLLTMSGRQSERDLCPEDLVEAIPNVLNQVFDNCIISAAESRSGGKDANYFEFFSAQKGVIGGLIHQSRKVLSLFADFLTRVDVTEGTITATEFFAAKLIFVENAHTDKDSAIGFQRYESVRRGAMDVLAKIFSKYPDQRPFILDEILVSLEKLPSTRQSARQFKLADGKSIQLLTALVMQLVQTTALDTPVSRSARMKRRPPASAGDDNDESMEDAKSEADEGEDEDEKEASLERLATKVNRLYDNAVRSAQYIVKFIVQRAMTSTKTGDQPFRNILDLFTEDLLGVIGSTDWPAAELLLRIMASQMVGIADLDKSPATAKSMALELLGWMGSGISDLIVTAQHLLPAMEEFDGDLTDSLRQLFDEYSARSLHPQDLIVPEGPYRMTLEYFLQDKNVDASARGFYLTHWAKTACSVYYNSEDKEEIGYDNVTESLVGLFNKLFSDPLWLETNRHFGKVSNAHGRFAYILTVLNSSFCKAFDTILKVLLNSIVSDQAKVRTRSLKSVIYMLEKDPSLLDRDASVMRVILRCATDASPMVRDSALSLIAKCITLKPKLEEDGCRSILACAGDPTAGVRKRCIGLLRDIYLRTPRTELKLAILDSFLQRTGDLEESVATLACQTFEEIWLAPFYDLIDSAQDGPKLKVGLGEQVSLIVNLVQRSDTALETLGACLRKVLSSNSKSSSTNFKVCKAMVSTMFEKLVEDNDNSGKQDQQALLQTITVFAKANAKLFSPDQLETLHPYIGHLATAEDLFIFRSAVVIYRCVLPYLSSAHNTLLKEIQNDLFKSVAKLARSELNEVMACLWTINGVLQNTDRLVKLTISVLKPIQHYKNVDLSDNANSAVLARAKSYIRIAGCVGRHCDLEKYEPHFKSSFPSWNGGSVAGLMVDSIVPFTISKQPMELRVMALESLGSICQSWPGQFGRDESRQILSMVFKEDNPILQNIVLRSFADFFAMHEGRAEKAVLPTAEIADQENSTRLGGSMKASDNDGAAALIAQHFLQNMLRVAQSRQDTYALTAIELIASINRQGLVHPKECAGVLVSLETSTVPAIAKIAFETHKMLHQQYESMFEREYMRAVQEAFYYQRDVVGDASGALNRPYVAKLAPLFEIVKISNSRYQKKFLSNFCSKVNFELKKLDATGNPPEHLLMARFVSQNLAFFDYNQLAELVPTIGCMEHIVASTGTVVAHSIEMELFLPQLGLAEGMPPVPLADPNAPINQPPHQVKSATLRLLATAAAALSMLWEARTYLRRLYGVNAHVRNKEAKGGAKELNKSATKVPGVSGEKLWDAMARNMATLDSEENMISKCREFATLLAIDDEFKVGEDEAVEDDSLEGAVDDDMGATMAAQRPMKRKSSVSGTNPPKKPRARKNVSAKKRASTEPDEDMDWGE, via the exons ATGGACCCGAACTGGCGTCCGGCCGTTCAGGTCGTCATTAATACTGCCAACGGTTATGGACAAAGTTATGGTCCAAATGCGCAGACTCAGCAGCGCCAGACAAGGCCTCTGGCTGTCGATGAGGCGCTTCAGTACTCGCCTATGTCAAGTGCACCAGTGTTTGGTTTGG ACTGCGTATTACGTCCTGATATTGGTCGACCCTCGAATACCACCTCAATCAACCACATCCTACAGGCCGGACGCTCTGCGTTGAGTGATCTCGATAGTGATGTTAAATCCGGGACGGACGAGTCTAGCCGCTTAGACACTTCTCGCGAATACTTGCAGCAGCTTCTGGATGGGGATCAATTGACGGAGTT CAAGTTCAAGTTACCTCCCGGTGCAGGTGTCACTCAGAACCCGCCCTCAACGTCTGATGGTATTGCTTCGAGACGTGACAATCTTGGCCCGTTTGCAAAGATGCTACTGGATTCGACGGATATAGCTTTCCGAT ATCCCGAGTCGACGGCTCCGACACTGAAAGTGACACCGAAAGCAGAGAGTATCGGTCCTCCCCAGAAACTCGCATCTTGGAACGAACGAGCGCGCAATTTGAACAAGTCTATGACCCCGTCCATACCATCGCATGCTCAGTTGTCCGTAGTGATCCCTACGAAAACGATCCCTCCCGATACCCCTCATAAGCCTGGCGCAAAGAGTGGAGGAGATAAACTTACTTCTATTCGCCTTAAAGATCAGAAGGAAGAGGCGGACGCTGCGTTGATGAAGCTTCAAGATCTGCTTCATGAGATTTTCGAGGCTGAGGATCAGCTAGAACCAGGGTCAGACGGTCCCAATGCAATTTTCTCAGTTGCACAGTCTCTTGAAGTGAGCGGTTTCATCTTGTCCTCAGACGTGCATGGTCATATTCAAAAGGCGATAAGGAAAGTGGTCGGCTTTAACCGACTCCAAGATATCCCATCAGATTACATCAACCGGATTCAGAAACTCTGCGAGAAGCCCATAGTTGCTGCTCAGTCTCCCGACTTGAAACTGGATCATCCGTCGAACGAATCAGGGGCGCAACACTGGCTGAAAAAACCAGGTGATATGCAAAATGCTCTCCTCGCGATTGCTACGTTACTGTTGACCATGTCCGGCCGTCAAAGCGAACGCGATCTGTGCCCTGAAGATCTTGTTGAAGCCATCCCAAATGTTTTGAATCAAGTATTCGACAACTGCATCATCTCCGCGGCTGAGTCCCGTTCGGGTGGTAAAGATGCCAACTATTTCGAGTTCTTCTCAGCGCAAAAAGGTGTCATCGGAGGCCTGATCCACCAAAGCAGAAAAGTCCTCTCGCTTTTTGCTGATTTCCTTACACGGGTAGATGTCACTGAGGGGACAATCACCGCAACTGAGTTCTTTGCTGCCAAGTTGATCTTCGTGGAAAATGCTCACACAGACAAAGATTCCGCAATTGGCTTTCAAAGATATGAGTCTGTCCGTCGCGGAGCAATGGATGTTCTTGCCAAAATCTTTTCGAAGTACCCTGATCAACGGCCTTTCATTCTTGATGAAATCTTGGTTTCACTGGAGAAACTCCCTTCAACACGACAGAGTGCGAGGCAATTCAAGCTTGCTGACGGTAAAAGCATCCAGCTCCTTACTGCACTGGTGATGCAGCTTGTTCAAACAACAGCGTTGGATACACCCGTCTCGAGGTCAGCTAGGATGAAGCGAAGACCCCCTGCTTCAGCGGGCGATGATAATGACGAGTCTATGGAAGATGCTAAATCGGAGGCGgatgaaggagaggatgaagatgaaaaagaagCTTCTTTGGAACGTCTGGCGACGAAGGTCAACCGTCTCTATGATAATGCAGTTCGCAGTGCGCAATACATTGTGAAATTTATCGTTCAGCGTGCAATGACATCTACGAAAACCGGCGATCAACCGTTTCGAAATATTCTTGACCTCTTCACGGAGGATCTCCTTGGCGTAATAGGCTCCACCGACTGGCCAGCGGCAGAGCTACTCCTTCGAATTATGGCCTCGCAGATGGTTGGAATCGCGGATCTTGACAAGAGCCCCGCCACTGCAAAAAGCATGGCACTTGAGCTTCTGGGCTGGATGGGTTCAGGGATATCGGATCTTATAGTAACTGCGCAACACTTGCTTCCAGCAATGGAGGAATTCGATGGTGATCTCACAGACTCTCTTAGGCAGTTATTTGACGAGTATTCGGCCCGCTCTTTACATCCCCAGGATCTTATCGTCCCAGAGGGTCCTTACCGGATGACTTTGGAATACTTTCTACAAGACAAGAACGTGGATGCTAGCGCTCGAGGTTTCTACCTGACACATTGGGCGAAAACTGCCTGCTCTGTCTACTATAACTCAGAAGACAAAGAGGAGATTGGATATGACAATGTCACCGAAAGTCTGGTTGGTCTTTTTAACAAACTGTTTTCTGACCCGCTTTGGTTGGAGACAAATAG GCATTTCGGCAAGGTCTCGAACGCCCACGGTAGATTCGCCTACATCTTGACAGTCTTGAATTCAAGCTTCTGTAAAGCTTTCGACACCATTCTCAAGGTTCTTCTCAACTCCATTGTCAGTGATCAGGCGAAGGTTCGCACTCGGAGTTTGAAAAGTGTTATTTATATGCTTGAGAAAGACCCGAGTCTCCTTGACAGAGATGCATCTGTCATGCGTGTGATTTTGCGCTGTGCGACTGATGCGTCACCCATGGTCCGCGATTCTGCACTGTCACTGATTGCGAAATGTATCACCTTAAAACCGAAGCTCGAAGAAGATGGTTGCCGGAGTATTTTGGCATGTGCTGGTGACCCGACAGCAGGTGTGAGGAAACGCTGCATTGGCCTGCTTAGAGACATCTATCTCAGAACGCCTCGAACCGAATTGAAGCTGGCGATTTTGGACAGTTTTCTGCAGCGGACAGGGGATTTGGAAGAGAGCGTGGCCACTTTAGCATGTCAAACGTTCGAGGAGATATGGCTTGCTCCCTTCTACGACCTTATCGATTCGGCTCAGGATGGCCCGAAGTTAAAGGTCGGTCTTGGAGAACAGGTATCCTTGATTGTGAATTTGGTCCAGCGCAGCGACACAGCACTGGAGACTCTCGGTGCTTGTCTCAGGAAGGTCTTATCCAGCAACTCGAAGTCTTCCTCCACCAACTTCAAAGTATGCAAGGCAATGGTCTCTACAATGTTTGAAAAGCTTGTAGAAGACAACGATAACTCAGGCAAACAGGATCAGCAGGCCTTGCTGCAGACGATCACCGTGTTCGCGAAGGCCAACGCGAAGCTGTTTAGCCCAGACCAGTTAGAAACCCTGCATCCTTATATCGGACATCTTGCCACTGCAGAAgatctcttcatcttccgGTCTGCCGTCGTGATTTACCGCTGTGTTCTACCCTACCTGTCATCGGCTCATAATACGCTCCTGAAGGAGATTCAAAACGACCTTTTCAAGAGTGTGGCCAAGCTTGCTCGCTCGGAACTGAACGAGGTCATGGCTTGCCTCTGGACTATCAACGGTGTCTTGCAAAATACAGACAGATTAGTGAAGCTAACAATCTCCGTTCTGAAGCCAATCCAGCACTACAAAAACGTTGATCTGTCCGATAATGCCAACTCGGCCGTCTTGGCTCGGGCGAAGAGCTACATCCGAATTGCGGGCTGTGTCGGGAGACATTGCGATCTCGAAAAGTACGAGCCGCACTTCAAGAGTTCGTTTCCGTCATGGAACGGTGGGTCCGTCGCTGGCTTGATGGTTGACTCCATCGTTCCCTTTACAATTTCTAAGCAACCGATGGAATTGAGGGTTATGGCTCTTGAAAGTCTTGGGTCTATCTGCCAATCTTGGCCGGGCCAGTTCGGCCGGGACGAATCAAGACAGATTCTGTCCATGGTGTTCAAAGAAGACAACCCGATTCTACAGAACATTGTGTTGAGATCCTTTGCAGACTTCTTCGCAATGCATGAAGGCAGGGCCGAGAAGGCTGTCTTGCCAACTGCAGAAATAGCAGACCAAGAGAACTCAACGAGATTAGGCGGTTCAATGAAGGCTAGTGACAACGATGGAGCTGCCGCCCTGATCGCCCAGCATTTCCTACAGAACATGCTTCGGGTTGCGCAATCGCGGCAAGATACTTATGCCTTGACTGCTATCGAGTTGATTGCCAGCATCAACCGTCAGGGTTTGGTACATCCGAAGGAGTGTGCGGGTGTCCTCGTTTCGTTGGAGACCTCGACAGTCCCCGCCATTGCCAAGATTGCGTTTGAGACGCATAAGATGCTTCATCAGCAATACGAATCTATGTTCGAGCGAGAATACATGCGAGCTGTGCAGGAAGCGTTCTACTATCAGCGTGACGTCGTTGGAGATGCGAGCGGTGCCCTCAATCGCCCATACGTTGCCAAACTTGCCCCATTGTTCGAGATCGTCAAGATCAGCAATAGTCGGTACCAGAAGAAGTTCCTGTCAAACTTTTGCTCAAAAGTCAATTTCGAGCTGAAGAAGCTGGATGCTACTGGGAACCCACCAGAACATCTCTTAATGGCCCGGTTCGTCTCGCAGAACCTGGCTTTCTTTGATTACAATCAGCTTGCCGAGCTTGTGCCAACGATAGGGTGTATGGAGCACATTGTCGCTTCGACAGGAACTGTTGTGGCTCATTCAATTGAGATGGAGCTGTTCTTGCCTCAGCTTGGACTTGCGGAAGGAATGCCGCCTGTTCCTCTGGCCGACCCGAATGCACCCATAAACCAACCGCCGCACCAAGTTAAATCAGCTACGCTACGGTTGCTAGCTACTGCAGCTGCAGCACTCTCGATGTTATGGGAAGCGCGAACCTACTTACGCCGTCTCTACGGAGTGAATGCACACGTACGGAACAAAGAGGCCAAGGGTGGGGCTAAGGAGCTGAACAAATCAGCAACCAAGGTCCCTGGCGTATCCGGTGAGAAGCTCTGGGATGCTATGGCACGGAACATGGCAACACTGGATAGCGAGGAGAACATGATCAGCAAGTGCCGCGAGTTCGCCACATTGCTCGCGATCGATGATGAGTTCAAGGTCGGAGAGGATGAAGCTGTTGAGGACGACAGCCTTGAAGGAGCTGTAGATGATGACATGGGTGCTACTATGGCTGCACAGAGGCCTATGAAACGAAAAAGCTCTGTTTCTGGGACGAATCCACCCAAGAAGCCGCGAGCACGAAAGAATGTATCCGCGAAGAAGAGGGCCAGCACCGAGCCGGATGAAGACATGGACTGGGGTGAATAA
- a CDS encoding putative NADH-ubiquinone oxidoreductase 64 kDa subunit (COG:C;~EggNog:ENOG410PHXJ;~InterPro:IPR036188,IPR011992,IPR002048,IPR018247, IPR023753;~PFAM:PF07992,PF00070;~TransMembrane:1 (i91-112o);~go_function: GO:0005509 - calcium ion binding [Evidence IEA];~go_function: GO:0016491 - oxidoreductase activity [Evidence IEA];~go_process: GO:0055114 - oxidation-reduction process [Evidence IEA]), giving the protein MSAVLRCRPDGPALKRIGLLSNRSLTSRTPVSAGIAARRALHSSRRRPELSRCLARCQSPNTASLVRFKSEVAQPPQAVRRSSALSFLYKGFAYCGFFIFSSGVAVLAFFVYDATTYREEPSAEDIPVSELALNPPRGGPKNLPIAEVLIGEHDSEGMIEARDKPRLVILGTGWGSVALLKHLTPGDYHVTVVSPTNYFLFTPMLPSATVGTLGLRSLVEPVRRIIQRVHGHFIKAEAVDVEFSEKLVEVSQVDANGNKQNFYLPYDKLVVGVGCKTNPHGVKGLEHCNFLKTIDDARQIKNQVLENMELACLPTTSDEERKRLLSFVICGGGPTGVEFAAELFDLLNEDLLYSFPRILRNEISVHLVQSRSHILNTYDEALSKFAEARFDRDGVDVLTNARVKEIQEDKVLFTQVEDGKKVLKEIPMGFCLWSTGVSRSDLCKTLSDKLDGQNNKHALVTDSHLRVLGSPLGDIYAIGDCSTVQNNVADHVVSFLRTIAWQKGKDPQKLHLTFREWREVANRVKKRFPQASSHLRRLDKLFEQYDKDQSGTLDFGELSELLHQIDTKLTSLPATAQRANQQGEYLGRKLSKIAAALPGLRANEIDYGDLDDAVYKAFNYRHLGSLAYISNAAIFDFGGLNFGGGVLAMYLWRSVYFAQSVSFRTRCMLAMDWAKRALFGRDLMSF; this is encoded by the exons ATGAGCGCGGTGCTCCGGTGCCGTCCGGATGGCCCCGCGCTGAAGAGGATCGGACTGCTCTCGAATCGATCTCTTACCTCGAGGACTCCTGTGTCTGCTGGAATCGCTGCCCGCCGAGCACTACATAGTTCTCGTCGGAGACCGGAGCTGTCTCGATGCTTGGCGCGATGTCAATCTCCAAATACTGCGTCATTAGTGCGGTTCAAATCAGAGGTCGCCCAACCACCCCAAGCAGTGCGCCGGTCTTCCGCCCTGAGCTTCCTTTATAAGGGATTCGCATACTGTGGATTCTTCATATTTTCGAGCGGCGTGGCAGTACTGGCGTTCTTCGTCTATGATGCAACTACATACCGCGAGGAGCCTAGCGCGGAGGACATCCCGGTATCGGAATTGGCGCTGAACCCACCGCGTGGAGGACCGAAGAACTTGCCTATCGCGGAGGTGCTTATCGGCGAGCATGATTCGGAGGGCATGATTGAAGCGCGGGATAAGCCTAGGCTGGTGATTTTGGGAACGGGTTGGGGGAGTGTTGCTCTCCTCAAGCACCTCACACCAGGTGACTACCATGTCACGGTGGTGTCGCCTACCAACTATTTCCTCTTTACTCCTATGCTGCCGTCTGCGACTGTGGGAACGCTTGGGCTGAGGTCACTGGTCGAGCCTGTGCGGCGGATCATTCAGCGGGTTCATGGGCACTTCATCAAGGCTGAGGCAGTGGATGTAGAGTTCTCGGAGAAGCTGGTTGAGGTGTCTCAGGTAGATGCCAATGGCAACAAGCAGAACTTTTATCTCCCGTACGACAAGCTTGTGGTTGGTGTTG GCTGCAAAACAAACCCGCATGGTGTCAAGGGACTCGAGCACTGCAACTTCTTGAAGACGATTGATGATGCGCGGCAAATTAAGAACCAAGTGTTGGAGAACATGGAATTGGCATGTTTACCCACCACCAGTGACGAGGAGCGTAAACGACTACTCTCCTTTGTCATCTGCGGTGGAGGACCGACTGGTGTCGAGTTTGCCGCTGAGCTTTTTGATTTGCTTAATGAGGACCTGCTTTACTCTTTTCCCAGGATTCTGAGGAACGAAATCTcagttcacctcgttcaaaGCCGGAGTCATATCCTAAACACATACGATGAAGCCCTCTCCAAGTTTGCGGAA GCTCGTTTCGACCGTGATGGTGTTGATGTCTTGACCAATGCTCGGGTCAAGGAAATCCAGGAAGACAAGGTTCTCTTCACGCAAGTAGAAGACGGGaaaaaggtcctcaaggaaaTCCCTATGGGCTTTTGCTTATGGTCGACTGGTGTCT CGCGGAGCGATCTTTGCAAGACACTTTCGGACAAACTGGATGGGCAAAACAACAAGCACGCCTTGGTTACAGACTCCCATCTGCGTGTTCTCGGATCTCCCCTGGGAGATATCTATGCCATCGGTGACTGCTCCACCGTCCAGAATAACGTAGCCGACCACGTCGTCTCCTTCCTCCGCACAATCGCCTGGCAGAAGGGCAAAGACCCCCAGAAACTCCACCTTACCTTCAGAGAATGGCGCGAAGTCGCCAACCGCGTCAAGAAGCGCTTCCCCCAAGCCTCCTCCCATCTCCGCCGTCTCGACAAACTCTTTGAACAATACGACAAAGACCAATCCGGCACCCTGGACTTCGGCGAACTCTCTGAACTCCTCCACCAAATCGACACAAAACTAACCTCCCTCCCCGCAACCGCCCAGCGCGCAAACCAACAGGGTGAATACCTAGGCCGCAAGCTGTCCAAGATCGCCGCGGCGCTTCCAGGCCTGCGTGCCAACGAGATTGACTACGGTGACCTTGATGACGCTGTCTACAAGGCGTTCAACTACAGACACCTGGGCAGTCTAGCGTATATAAGTAACGCTGCTATCTTTGACTTTGGGGGGTTGAACTTTGGAGGAGGCGTGCTGGCTATGTATCTCTGGCGGAGTGTCTACTTTGCGCAGAGTGTTAGCTTCAGAACTAGGTGTATGCTTGCTATGGATTGGGCTAAGAGGGCGTTGTTTGGACGAG ACCTCATGAGCTTCTAA